A region of Rhodamnia argentea isolate NSW1041297 chromosome 9, ASM2092103v1, whole genome shotgun sequence DNA encodes the following proteins:
- the LOC115754900 gene encoding vacuolar iron transporter homolog 4-like, which produces MATTPSTRPQNPKQLAPPPLVDLEGQTRQALEQEVEVVDFLKRAQWHRAAVLGANDGLLSTASLMMGVGAVHRDVKTMAITGVAGLVAGACSMAIGELVSVYSRYDIEVAQIKREAMNKALGAEEMGARKEKLPSPWQAAGASAPAFAMGALVPILAAVFIKEYKVRVAVVIVAVSVALFGFGGLSAVLGKARVVKSASRVLLGGWLAMGITFGLTKLIGSTGL; this is translated from the coding sequence ATGGCAACAACACCATCAACTCGACCGCAAAACCCCAAACAAttggctcctcctcctctcgtcGACCTTGAGGGACAAACCAGGCAAGCCCTTGAGCAAGAGGTTGAGGTTGTCGACTTCTTGAAGCGAGCTCAATGGCACCGCGCCGCCGTGCTGGGTGCGAATGACGGCCTGCTCTCGACGGCATCGCTCATGATGGGCGTGGGTGCCGTCCACAGGGACGTCAAGACCATGGCGATAACCGGGGTTGCGGGGCTGGTCGCCGGGGCCTGCAGCATGGCCATCGGGGAGCTTGTATCCGTGTACTCGCGATACGACATTGAGGTGGCCCAAATCAAGAGAGAGGCCATGAACAAAGCTCTAGGAGCTGAAGAGATGGGCGCGAGAAAGGAGAAGCTGCCGAGCCCGTGGCAAGCGGCCGGGGCATCAGCACCGGCCTTTGCGATGGGGGCGCTGGTGCCGATCCTTGCGGCTGTGTTCATAAAGGAGTACAAGGTGAGGGTGGCTGTGGTGATAGTGGCGGTAAGCGTGGCATTGTTCGGGTTCGGTGGGCTAAGTGCGGTGTTGGGGAAAGCGCGAGTGGTGAAGTCGGCTTCTAGGGTGCTGCTTGGAGGGTGGTTGGCCATGGGCATCACCTTTGGTTTGACCAAGCTGATTGGATCTACTGGTCTATAA
- the LOC115754886 gene encoding vacuolar iron transporter homolog 4-like, giving the protein MATTPSTQPQDHQQLTPPPLKVDLEGQTEQALEKEIEVVDFSKRAQWLRAAVLGANDGLLSTASLMMGVGAIRKDIKTMAITGVAGLIAGACSMAIGELVSVYSQYDIEVARIKREDRNGALGVEEMDARNEKLPSPWKAAGASAPAFALGALVPLLAAIFIKEYKVRLAMVIMAVSVALVGFGGLSAVLGNVPVVKSASRVLLGGWLAMGATFGLTKMIGSTGLE; this is encoded by the coding sequence ATGGCAACAACACCATCAACACAGCCACAAGACCACCAACAATTAACTCCTCCTCCCCTCAAAGTTGACCTCGAGGGACAAACCGAACAAGCCCTCGAGAAAGAGATTGAGGTCGTCGACTTCTCAAAGCGTGCTCAGTGGCTCCGCGCCGCCGTGCTGGGTGCAAATGACGGCCTGCTCTCTACGGCATCGCTTATGATGGGCGTCGGGGCCATCCGCAAGGACATCAAGACCATGGCGATAACCGGGGTGGCGGGGCTGATTGCCGGGGCTTGCAGCATGGCCATCGGGGAGCTTGTATCTGTGTACTCGCAATACGACATCGAGGTGGCCCGGATCAAGCGAGAGGACCGGAACGGAGCCTTAGGAGTTGAAGAGATGGATGCAAGGAATGAGAAGCTGCCGAGCCCATGGAAGGCCGCGGGGGCATCGGCACCGGCCTTTGCACTGGGGGCACTAGTGCCGCTCCTTGCGGCGATTTTCATAAAGGAGTACAAGGTGAGACTAGCGATGGTGATAATGGCGGTGAGTGTAGCATTGGTCGGGTTTGGCGGGCTAAGCGCTGTGCTAGGGAATGTGCCGGTAGTGAAGTCGGCTTCTAGAGTGCTGCTTGGAGGGTGGTTGGCCATGGGCGCCACCTTTGGTTTGACCAAGATGATTGGCTCTACTGGTCTAGAATAA